The following nucleotide sequence is from Streptomyces xiamenensis.
CGCCGATCTGCACGTCATCGAGCCACAGGTGCCGGGCGCGGGCCGGGTGTGGTCACCGGACCAGCCCGAGGCGCTGCTGATGAACACCCTGGCGGGGCACGCCACCGCCTACCCCGACGACTCGGTCCGCATGGCGGGTCCCCCGCTCACCGGGCCCGGTCTGCTGGAGTGGTCGCGGGAGCGGGGGCTGGGCCTGGCCCCCTGGGAGCACCCCGGCCGGGCGCTGATGGGCCGGTATCTGGCCTGGGCGTACGAGGATCTGTCGCGCCGGGCGCCGGACGGTGTCCGCGTGGTGCCGCACCGGACCCGGGCCACCGCGCTGGAGCGGGTGCCCGGCGGGATACGGGTCCATCTGGAGAGCGGGGCGCCGGCGGTGACCGCCGACGCGGTGGTGCTGGCGACCGGGCACACCGATCAGCTCCCGGGGGCGCGGGAGCGGGAGCTGAGCCGCTTCGCCGAACACCACGGCCTGGTGCACCTGCGGCCCGGGTACCCGCACGAGGCCGCCCTGGACCGGCTGGAACCCGGGGCGACGGTCCTGGTGCGCGGCCTGGCCCTGAACTTCTTCGACCAGCTCACCCTGCTGACGGCGGGACGAGGTGGGCGCTTCACGCAGAACCCGGACGGCAGTGCCCGGTATCTGCCGTCCGGGCGTGAACCCCGGCTGATCGCGGGATCCGGGCGGGGCGTGCCGTATCTCGCCCGGGGCCAGGCTCCCGGGGCGATGCCGCGCGGGCACCGGCTGCGGTACTTCGACGCGGAGCGGGCGCGGCAGTTGGCCGCGCGCGGTCCCGGCCGGGTGGACTTCCGCACGGAGGTGTGGCCGCTGATCGCGCGGGAGGCGGGGGCGGCCTGGTACGAGGTTGCGCTGCGGCTGCGGCCGGGGATGTCGCGGCTGCCGCGAGCGGAGTTCCTGGAGCGGTACGGCGCGGTGGAGCACGGTTCGCCGCGGTGGGCGGCGTTGCTGGCCGAGGCGTTTCCCGACCCGGCCGACCGCTTCGACCCGGCCGCGCTGGACCGTCCGCTGGCCGGCCGGGTCTTCCCCGACCGTCAGGCGCTGGGTTCCTGGATACGCCGGTTCCTGCGCGCCGACCTCGCCGCCGCCCGGGACCCGGAGCAGAGCCCGCTGAAGGCCGCGGCGGCGGCGATCGCCGCGACGAAGGCGCAGGTGCGCCGGGTGGCGGTGGCCGGGGTGCTGAACGCGGCAGGGCCGCGCGAACTGCGTTGGTTCCGGGGGTTCGGCGCCCATACGGCCAGTGGCCCGCCGGCTTCCCGGATCGCCGAGTTGCTGGCGCTGCACGAGGCGGGGGTGGTGGAGTTCGCGGGCGCGGGGCTGACGGTGGGCACCGACGGCGCCGCCGGGCTGTTCACCGGCGCGTCCCCGACGGTGGGCGGGGAGCCGGTACGGGCCGGCGCGCTGCTGGACGCGTGGCTGCCGGGGGCGGATCTGGCCACCACCGGCAGTGCGCTGCTGGCCTCACTCGCCCCGGGCGGGCTGGCCCGCCCGCACCGGGCCGGCGCGGGGGACGCGGCCGTCCCGACCGGGGCGCTGGACGTGGATCCGGTCACGCTGCGGGTGCGGGACGCCGCCGGGGTGCCGCAGCCCGATCTGTTCGCCTGTGGCATTCCGCTGGAGGGCATCGAGTGGAACACCGCGATCGGCGCCCGCGCCGGGGGCAACG
It contains:
- a CDS encoding FAD/NAD(P)-binding protein, whose amino-acid sequence is MSRSRPVVAVIGAGPRGLAVLGRLLAHLGPGGSWAGTGADLHVIEPQVPGAGRVWSPDQPEALLMNTLAGHATAYPDDSVRMAGPPLTGPGLLEWSRERGLGLAPWEHPGRALMGRYLAWAYEDLSRRAPDGVRVVPHRTRATALERVPGGIRVHLESGAPAVTADAVVLATGHTDQLPGARERELSRFAEHHGLVHLRPGYPHEAALDRLEPGATVLVRGLALNFFDQLTLLTAGRGGRFTQNPDGSARYLPSGREPRLIAGSGRGVPYLARGQAPGAMPRGHRLRYFDAERARQLAARGPGRVDFRTEVWPLIAREAGAAWYEVALRLRPGMSRLPRAEFLERYGAVEHGSPRWAALLAEAFPDPADRFDPAALDRPLAGRVFPDRQALGSWIRRFLRADLAAARDPEQSPLKAAAAAIAATKAQVRRVAVAGVLNAAGPRELRWFRGFGAHTASGPPASRIAELLALHEAGVVEFAGAGLTVGTDGAAGLFTGASPTVGGEPVRAGALLDAWLPGADLATTGSALLASLAPGGLARPHRAGAGDAAVPTGALDVDPVTLRVRDAAGVPQPDLFACGIPLEGIEWNTAIGARAGGNAALFRQADTVAHGMLTAAAGPYARR